The stretch of DNA GGCCCTGGCCGTTTTGATGCCCATCGTGGCGTCCATGGGCGGAAATGCAGGCACGCAGTCGCTGACCGTGGCGACACGCGCGCTGGCCACCAAGGACCTGACCGGCGCCAATGTCTGGCGCGTGATCCGGCGCGAGGTTCTTGTCGGGCTGATCAACGGCGTCGTCTTTGCCGTCGTGATGGGCATTGTCGGCATCCTTTGGTTCGGCTCGCCCGCGTTGGGCTATGTGATCGCGGCGGCCATGGTCGTGAACATGGTGGTTGCGGGGCTGGCGGGCACGGGCATTCCCATCGTGCTGGACCGGATCGGGATCGACCCGGCGCTGGCCTCGGGTGCGTTTGTGACGACGGTGACGGATGTGGTCGGGTTCTTTGCCTTTCTTGGCCTCGCTGCCCTGGTGCTGCTGTGACGGGGGCGGACGCTGTTTGCGCTGGCGCGCAAAGCCGCCCCGCCCACCGTCCCGAACGGGTCCGCGCATGGGGGTGAGCGAGGACAAGGCTGCGATCCGCAAGGCCGCATTCCGTGCGCGCAAGGCCGCGTTTGATCTGGATGCGGGTGGCGCGTCGGGCCTCTTGTCATCCGTTCTGGCAGGCTACCGCGGCGTGCCGCTGTCCGGCTACATGCCCATCCGGTCGGAGATTGATCCGCTACCCGCCATGGCCGAGGCGGCAGCCCACGGGCCCGTGGGCGTGCCCGTGATCCGGGCCGAAGGGCAGCCGCTGGTGTTTTCCCGCTGGACGCCAGATGCGGAGATGACCGAAGGCCCCTTTGGCGCGCGGGTGCCCGCGGTCGAAGAGCTGATGGAGCCGGAGATTGTCATCGTGCCCCTCGTGGCCTTTACCCGTTCGGGCGCGCGGTTGGGCTATGGCGGGGGGTTTTACGACCGCACGCTCGACATTTTGCGCGCCCGGCGCGCGACGCTGGCCATCGGCTTTGCCTACGGTGCGCAGGAGGTGCCGGACATGCCCATCGAGCCGACCGACCAGCCGCTCGACATGATTGTGACCGATGCGGAGGTCATCGAGGTCTGAGGGGGCCAGCCCCCCGGCCTGCGGCCGTCCCCGGGATTTCTTGGAACCAGAGAAGGAATACGGACTGGCGTATTTCGCTTGCCGTTGCGGTCCGTCGCGGCATATGGGCGGGTATGAGATTGCTTTTTCTGGGTGACGTCATGGGCCGTGCGGGCCGTCAGGCGATCGCCGACCATCTGCCGCGTATGCGCACCGATTGGGACCTCGATTTCGTCGTGGTCAACGGGGAGAATGCGACCTCGGGCATGGGGCTGTCGGGCGCGCATGCAAGGGTGCTGCTGGATGCGGGGGCGGATTGCGTGACCCTTGGCGATCATGCCTTCGATCAGAAGGACATGCTGGGCTTTATCGAGCAGGAGCCGCGCATCATCCGGCCCCTGAACTTTTCCAAGGCGGCGCCCGGCAAGGGCGCGCGGTTGTTCACGGCCCGGAACGGCAAAAAGGTGCTTGTGGCGCAGGCTCTGGGTCAGGTGTTCATGAAGCGGCCCTTTGACGATCCGTTTTCGGCACTCGAGACGGTGTTCCGGACCCATCCGCTGGGCGGGCAGGCCGACGCTATTATGGTGGACTTTCATTGCGAGGCGACGTCCGAGAAGATGGCCATGGGCCATTGGTGCGACGGGCGGGCGAGCCTGATGGTCGGCACCCATACGCATGTGCCGACGGCCGATGCGATGATCCTGTCAAAGGGCTGTGCCTATCTGACGGACGCAGGGATGTGCGGCGACTACAACTCGGTCATCGGGATGCAGCGGGACGAGCCCCTGCGCCGCTTCATCACCGGTATGCCGAAGGAGCGTTTTGCCCCCGCCCTTGGCCCTGCGACGCTGTCGGGGGTCTATGTCGAGACGGGCGATGATGGCCGTGCGACGCGGATCGAGATGGTGCGCGACGGTGGTCTGCTGAAGGCCAGTGGCCCATGACACGGCGCATGGCGCTGGGCTTTACCGCTGTCCTGATCCTGTTGGGGGCCGGGTGGGGGCTGACCATGCCCCTGACCAAGATCGCCGTCAGCACAGGGTATCAGCATTTCGGGCTTCTCTTTTGGCAATTGGCCATCGGTGCGGTGGTGATGAGCGTCATTGCGGCTGTGCGCCGTGTTCGCCTGCCCCTGCGGCGGGCGCAGTTGCGCGTTTATGTCATCATCGCGCTGATCGGGTCGGTTCTGCCGAATTCGGCAAGCTATCAGGCGGCGGTGCATCTGCCCTCGGGCATCATGTCGATCCTGCTGAGCATGATCCCGATCTGGGCCTTTCCCATTGCGCTGTCGCTGGGCCTGGACCGGTTTGAATGGCGCCGGTTCGGGGGGATCTGTGTGGGCCTGGCGGCTGTGATGCTGATCGTGCTGCCC from Tateyamaria omphalii encodes:
- a CDS encoding 5-formyltetrahydrofolate cyclo-ligase codes for the protein MGVSEDKAAIRKAAFRARKAAFDLDAGGASGLLSSVLAGYRGVPLSGYMPIRSEIDPLPAMAEAAAHGPVGVPVIRAEGQPLVFSRWTPDAEMTEGPFGARVPAVEELMEPEIVIVPLVAFTRSGARLGYGGGFYDRTLDILRARRATLAIGFAYGAQEVPDMPIEPTDQPLDMIVTDAEVIEV
- a CDS encoding TIGR00282 family metallophosphoesterase codes for the protein MRLLFLGDVMGRAGRQAIADHLPRMRTDWDLDFVVVNGENATSGMGLSGAHARVLLDAGADCVTLGDHAFDQKDMLGFIEQEPRIIRPLNFSKAAPGKGARLFTARNGKKVLVAQALGQVFMKRPFDDPFSALETVFRTHPLGGQADAIMVDFHCEATSEKMAMGHWCDGRASLMVGTHTHVPTADAMILSKGCAYLTDAGMCGDYNSVIGMQRDEPLRRFITGMPKERFAPALGPATLSGVYVETGDDGRATRIEMVRDGGLLKASGP